A single region of the Syngnathus acus chromosome 6, fSynAcu1.2, whole genome shotgun sequence genome encodes:
- the LOC119124506 gene encoding calcium and integrin-binding protein 1-like: MGTTASQLGKDLLSEYQELTFLTKQEILLAHKRFTELLMKDERDLPNARVPMEKILTLPELKSNPFRTRICHVFSTSEAKDGSLTFEDFLDLLSAFSDSATLEIKSHYAFRIFDFDDDGTLDCGDLEKLVNCLTGETDDTRLTPEEMRQLINNILDESDIDKDGTVNLSEFQHVISRSPDFISSFKIVL, from the exons ATGGGGACAACGGCGAGTCAACTCGGAAAGGATTTGCTCTCAGAATACCAA GAGCTGAcgtttttaacaaaacaagaaattcTTCT GGCGCATAAAAGATTCACTGAGCTGCTCATGAAAGATGAGAGAGACCTTCCAAATGCCAGGGTGCCCATGGAGAAGATCCTCACCCTTCCAGAACTCAAG TCCAACCCATTTCGAACGAGGATCTGCCACGTCTTTTCAACATCCGAAGCGAAAGATGGAAGCCTCACCTTTGAGGACTTTCTAGATCTTTTGAGTGCCTTCAGTGACTCGGCAACACTGGAAATCAAGTCCCACTATGCATTCCGTATATTTG actttgatgatgatggaacTCTCGACTGTGGTGATCTGGAGAAACTGGTCAACTGCCTGACCGGCGAGACCGATGACACGAGACTAACCCCCGAGGAGATGAGACAGCTCATCAATAAC ATTCTCGACGAGTCAGACATTGACAAGGATGGAACTGTGAACCTCTCAGAGTTTCAGCACGTCATTTCAAGGTCACCGGATTTTATCAG TTCCTTCAAGATTGTGCTGTGA
- the LOC119124505 gene encoding RCC1 domain-containing protein 1-like isoform X1, protein MPWFGFGFNAFGQIHICEPVSTDDDTTNRVKVITPFEFKCHVDGSCCREISGLRASWSRRATLHANGLCLAGFNAASGICGTGCTDATVGESFLILAFPNRIESWDLDNEKKTPVWSMEVKTPSESAGTPPNLPLVPDGYIAIKPPFYRPLSPHLRATRLALGAEHCILLSASGSVYTWGLGSHGQLGHGVLSSEEQPRVVEALWGMTMSWVATGGWHTVCISDGGDLYVWGWNESGQLGLPSRAARRAQQHQKSQKEADTPEGEKDEEVFISIQAFPALLDVTPSCEIKTVGCGSRHTAAVTSTGDLYTWGWGQYGQLGYETSCSDEPRRVEFFSEQRMRVVDVTCGAWNTFAAVVREEVAAS, encoded by the exons ATGCCCTGGTTTGGGTTCGGCTTCAACGCCTTTGGACAGATACATATATGTGAACCTGTTAGTACAGACGACGACACTACCAACAGGGTTAAAGTCATAACGCCATTTGAGTTCAAGTGTCATGTTGACGGAAGCTGCTGTCGAGAAATAAGTGGACTCCGAGCGAGCTGGAGTCGAAGAGCAACTCTTCACGCAAATG GTTTGTGCTTGGCAGGTTTCAACGCTGCGAGTGGGATTTGTGGGACAGGGTGCACGGACGCCACTGTCGGGGAGTCTTTCTTAATCCTCGCTTTTCCAAACAGAATTGAATCATGGGACCTGGACAACGAGAAGAAGACCCCAGTATGGAGCATGGAAGTCAAAACTCCATCCGAAAGCGCTG GTACGCCCCCGAATCTGCCGTTAGTCCCAGATGGTTACATTGCCATAAAACCTCCCTTCTATCGGCCATTGTCTCCGCACCTGAGGGCCACCAGGCTGGCTCTGGGTGCAGAGCACTGCATTCTCCTCAGTGCCTCTGGAAGTGTGTACACATGGGGACTGGGCAG TCACGGTCAATTAGGGCACGGTGTCCTCTCATCTGAAGAGCAGCCCAGAGTGGTGGAGGCCCTTTGGGGCATGACCATGAGCTGGGTGGCCACAGGAGGCTGGCACACTGTCTGCATTAGTG ACGGGGGTGACTTGTATGTGTGGGGCTGGAACGAGAGTGGCCAGCTTGGACTTCCCTCGCGAGCTGCTCGGAGGGCACAGCAAcatcaaaaaagtcaaaaggaAGCAG ACACACCGGAGGGAGAGAAGGACGAAGAAGTGTTCATATCTATCCAGGCATTCCCAGCACTACTGGACGTTACTCCATCGTGTGAGATTAAGACAGTTGGCTGTGGCTCCCGTCACACAGCTGCTGTGACAT CCACAGGTGACCTCTACACATGGGGATGGG GTCAATACGGTCAGCTTGGATACGAGACATCCTGTTCAGATGAGCCGCGCCGTGTGGAGTTCTTCAGTGAACAACGAATGCGTGTTGTCGATGTGACGTGTGGGGCATGGAATACTTTTGCTGCTGTCGTCAGGGAGGAAGTAGCTGCCTCTTAA
- the LOC119124505 gene encoding RCC1 domain-containing protein 1-like isoform X2: MEVKTPSESAGTPPNLPLVPDGYIAIKPPFYRPLSPHLRATRLALGAEHCILLSASGSVYTWGLGSHGQLGHGVLSSEEQPRVVEALWGMTMSWVATGGWHTVCISDGGDLYVWGWNESGQLGLPSRAARRAQQHQKSQKEADTPEGEKDEEVFISIQAFPALLDVTPSCEIKTVGCGSRHTAAVTSTGDLYTWGWGQYGQLGYETSCSDEPRRVEFFSEQRMRVVDVTCGAWNTFAAVVREEVAAS; encoded by the exons ATGGAAGTCAAAACTCCATCCGAAAGCGCTG GTACGCCCCCGAATCTGCCGTTAGTCCCAGATGGTTACATTGCCATAAAACCTCCCTTCTATCGGCCATTGTCTCCGCACCTGAGGGCCACCAGGCTGGCTCTGGGTGCAGAGCACTGCATTCTCCTCAGTGCCTCTGGAAGTGTGTACACATGGGGACTGGGCAG TCACGGTCAATTAGGGCACGGTGTCCTCTCATCTGAAGAGCAGCCCAGAGTGGTGGAGGCCCTTTGGGGCATGACCATGAGCTGGGTGGCCACAGGAGGCTGGCACACTGTCTGCATTAGTG ACGGGGGTGACTTGTATGTGTGGGGCTGGAACGAGAGTGGCCAGCTTGGACTTCCCTCGCGAGCTGCTCGGAGGGCACAGCAAcatcaaaaaagtcaaaaggaAGCAG ACACACCGGAGGGAGAGAAGGACGAAGAAGTGTTCATATCTATCCAGGCATTCCCAGCACTACTGGACGTTACTCCATCGTGTGAGATTAAGACAGTTGGCTGTGGCTCCCGTCACACAGCTGCTGTGACAT CCACAGGTGACCTCTACACATGGGGATGGG GTCAATACGGTCAGCTTGGATACGAGACATCCTGTTCAGATGAGCCGCGCCGTGTGGAGTTCTTCAGTGAACAACGAATGCGTGTTGTCGATGTGACGTGTGGGGCATGGAATACTTTTGCTGCTGTCGTCAGGGAGGAAGTAGCTGCCTCTTAA
- the unc45a gene encoding protein unc-45 homolog A → MSETENEKGPAALREEGNKLFKAGDLQGAVSCYTRALKLSDNKQESAVLYRNRSACYLKMEDYNKAETDASKSLNTDPSDVKARFRRAQAFQKLGRFDQAFVDAQTCAQLEPKNKAFQDLLRQLGAEIHQKSLQLNSTDARVQQMFSLLVDTSVKDSDRQKAAQNLVVLSREDAGAEQIFRNDGVKLIDQLLHSKQEDVVLSALRTLVGLCTEHQSRTMAIVNELGMEQLCAIMGSGGSAVSLATCHLLKVMFEALTQGMKREIRGKEEAILPEPSKELRSMLRHLLEMMPASNVSGPGRDNAINLLVKQVPRKSLKNPDNSLTLWVIDQGLNKILEVAASVPELSEGPTLTENSHMSCSVLLTKLYDDLQSDKERENFNNLCEDYVRQHFTQTGLGGKLRAIQTVSVLLQGPSDVGNRTLEMSGMMDAVISLCASEDVIHQQIAVESVIHAAGKAKRASFITANGVALLKDLYKKSENDRIRVRALVGLCKLGSAGGTDFSMKQFAEGSTLKLSKQCRKWLCNESLPPTSRRWSVEGLAYLTFDADVKEDFVEDRNALQAMFELAKSEDKTVLFAVGSTLVNCTNSYEVEKPDPQMVELAKYAKQHVPEEHPKDAAAYVEKRLTKLLEAGVVSALVCMVKHESPALTDACRECISRVFLALVERQEDRGTVVAQGGGKALIPLTTDNTDVGKVKAAQALSKITITSNPEIAFPGERIYEVVRPLLSLLNLHCTLLQNFEALMALTNLAGISERLRQKIIKEKAVPKIEGYMFEEHDLVRAAATECMCNLILSTEVQELYLATGNDRLKLLVLYCGEDDERLRRAASGTLAMLTAEQPELCARITTTTTHWLEILQALLLSEITDLCHRGAVIVFNMMRAEKSLAEKLIESEVLEILFVLTKGRQGTSVPASKVAQNCLDKAMEYGIIMSREGKDMQEGTKA, encoded by the exons ATGAGCGAAACAGAAAACGAGAAG ggTCCTGCAGCCCTGAGGGAAGAGGGGAACAAGCTTTTCAAGGCCGGCGATCTGCAGGGTGCTGTGTCTTGTTACACCAGAGCACTGAAGCTGagtgacaacaaacaagaaagcGCTGTACTTTACCGCAACCGATCTGCATGCTACTTGAAAATGGAGGACTATAACAAGGCAGAGACGGATGCCTCCAAAT ctCTCAATACTGACCCAAGCGATGTGAAAGCCAGATTTCGGAGGGCCCAGGCTTTCCAGAAACTTGGACGTTTTGACCAGGCCTTTGTGGATGCACAGACATGTGCCCAGCTTGAGcccaaaaacaaagcattccAGGATCTCCTCAGACAGCTGGGGGCAGAGATCCATCAAAAG TCACTACAGTTAAACTCCACAGATGCACGTGTGCAACAGATGTTCTCACTCCTTGTGGATACATCTGTGAAAGATTCTGACCGACAAAAG GCTGCCCAAAATCTGGTGGTGTTATCTCGAGAAGACGCAGGAGCTGAGCAGATCTTCCGTAACGATGGCGTGAAGCTGATTGACCAGCTTCTTCATTCAAAGCAGGAGGATGTTGTCCTTTCTGCTCTGAGGACTCTGGTTGGCTTATGTACTGAGCATCAGTCCAGA ACGATGGCAATAGTGAACGAGCTGGGCATGGAGCAACTGTGTGCAATCATGGGATCGGGAGGCTCTGCTGTTTCACTGGCCACCTGCCACCTGCTGAAGGTGATGTTTGAGGCTCTCACGCAGGGCATGAAGAGGGAGATCAGGGGAAAGGAGGAAGCTATACTTCCTG AACCATCCAAGGAGCTTCGGTCGATGTTGCGTCACCTCTTGGAGATGATGCCAGCGTCAAACGTGTCAGGACCTGGAAGAGACAACGCCATCAACCTTCTAGTCAAACAAGTACCCCGCAAGTCCTTGAAGAACCCAGACAACTCCCTGACACTATGGGTGATTGACCAGG GGCTGAATAAGATTTTGGAGGTGGCTGCATCAGTGCCTGAGCTCTCAGAAGGGCCAACACTTACCGAGAACTCCCACATGAGTTGCTCAGTCTTGCTTACCAAGCTTTATGACGATCTTCAAAGTGACAAGGAGAGGGAGAACTTCAATAATCTGTGTGAAGACTACGTTCG ACAACACTTTACCCAAACGGGCCTTGGAGGCAAGCTGCGAGCCATCCAGACCGTATCTGTGCTCCTCCAAGGGCCGAGCGATGTCGGCAACCGAACCTTGGAGATGTCAGGAATGATGGATGCAGTTATATCCTTATGTGCCTCTGAAGATGTGATTCACCAGCAGATAGCAGTGGAGTCTGTTATTCATGCAGCAGGTAAAGCTAAGAGAGCTTCCTTCATCACAGCCAATGGTGTGGCGCTTCTCAAGGACCTCTACAAGAAAAGCGAGAATGACAGAATACGTGTGAGAGCCCTGGTG GGGTTGTGCAAGCTTGGATCAGCGGGAGGGACTGATTTCAGCATGAAGCAGTTTGCCGAAGGATCCACACTAAAGTTATCCAAACAATGCAGGAA GTGGCTTTGTAATGAGTCGCTGCCTCCTACGTCCCGGCGATGGTCCGTGGAAGGCCTCGCCTATCTCACCTTTGATGCTGATGTGAAAGAGGACTTTGTTGAAGACAGAAATGCTCTTCAGGCCATGTTTGAACTAGCAAAG tCTGAGGACAAAACAGTACTCTTCGCTGTAGGCTCCACTCTGGTAAACTGCACTAACAGCTATGAAGTGGAAAAGCCTGATCCTCAGATGGTCGAGCTGGCTAAGTATGCAAAGCAGCATGTGCCGGAGGAGCACCCCAAG GATGCAGCTGCCTATGTGGAGAAGCGGCTAACAAAGTTGCTGGAGGCTGGAGTGGTTTCGGCATTAGTGTGTATGGTTAAACATGAGAGTCCGGCTCTCACAGATGCCTGTAGAGAATGTATCTCCAG GGTGTTCTTGGCTTTAGTGGAGCGACAAGAAGACAGAGGCACAGTAGTAGCCCAGGGTGGGGGAAAG GCTCTCATCCCACTGACAACTGATAACACTGATGTAGGAAAGGTCAAAGCAGCACAAGCACTTTCCAAAATTACTATCACATCTAATCCAGAGATTGCCTTCCCTGGAGAAAgg ATTTATGAGGTTGTGCGCCCTCTTCTCAGTCTCTTAAATCTTCACTGCACCCTGCTACAGAATTTTGAGGCACTCATGGCTCTGACCAACCTGGCTGGAATCAGTGAAAGACTCAG acAAAAGATAATAAAAGAGAAGGCTGTGCCAAAAATTGAAGGCTACATGTTTGAGGAGCACGACCTGGTCCGAGCAGCTGCCACAGAGTGCATGTGTAACCTCATCCTGAGCACAGAG GTGCAAGAGCTGTACCTTGCCACTGGCAACGATCGCCTGAAGCTCCTTGTACTCTACTGTGGCGAGGACGACGAAAGGCTGAGAAGAGCCGCTTCAGGAACATTAGCCATGCTGACTGCCGAGCAGCCTGAGCTTTGTGCTCGTATCACCACAACA ACTACCCACTGGCTGGAAATCCTGCAGGCACTGCTACTCAGTGAAATAACTGACTTGTGCCATCGCGGTGCGGTCATTGTTTTTAACATGATGCGAGCTGAGAAGAGTCTGGCAGAGAAACTTATTGAGAGTGAAGTCCTGGAGATTCTGTTTGTCTTGACAAAGGGAAGACAGGGCACATCAGTACCAGCCTCAAAGGTAGCTCAGAACTGCCTAGATAAGGCAATGGAGTACGGCATCATCATGAGTAGAGAGGGAAAGGACATGCAGGAAGGAACTAAAGCTTAA
- the man2a2 gene encoding alpha-mannosidase 2x, which produces MKLRKQVTVCGGAIFCVAVFSLYLMLDRVQHDPARRQNGGNFPRSQISVLQNRIEQLEQLLEENHQIISHIKDSVMELTDTGAVSPSGHLPFRSTNGSWVLPFDRRPTFLAVKPQDCQLAAGSHSQADVQMLDVYSLLKFDNPDGGVWKQGFDITYDADEWDKEPLQVFVVPHSHNDPGWVKTFDQYFTDQTQHILNNMVVKLTEDPRRKFIWSEISFFSKWWEGADAQKQEAARKLILEGQLEIVTGGWVMTDEANVHYFAMIDQLIEGHQWLERNIGATPHSGWAIDPFGHSSTMAYVLKRANLTNMLIQRVHYSVKKHFAATRNLEFMWRQPWDTGSSSDILCHMMPFYSYDVPHTCGPDPKICCQFDFKRLPGGRINCPWKVAPKTVVEANVAERAQLLLDQYRKKSKLYRSKVLLIPLGDDFRYDKALEWDQQYTNYQKLFDYMNSHPEMHAKAQFGTLTDYFNALYKSYGLAPGSRPTDFPVLSGDFFAYADREKHYWTGYFTSRPFYKSLDRVIESHLRGAEILYSLAVANARHLGMEGRYPVSDYALLVDARRSVGLFQHHDAITGTAKENVVVDYGTRLLRSLIGLKRVIINAAHFLIMKNKEFYRFYQTEPFLETDDRRATQDSLPQHTLIELDPAGPRYLVLFNPLEQERLCAVTVLVNTHKVRVLTEDGQTLPTQVSAQWSSANQMSAEVFEATFMVRLPSLALTVFHMYTSPDSPMTLRSDTLFRLPQGALTAHALDPLPVRSQQSDPQTFYISSQFLTLGFSGTTGLLETIKHKEDPQEMKVQMHFVLYGTHPKDKSGAYLFMPDGKATPYDHQKPPVVRVVEGPLFSEVVANYQHFQQAIRIHNVPGVDGLSVDITTTVDIRDQTNKELALRLVTDIQSGDVFYTDLNGFQMQLRRRHQKLPLQANFYPMPSQAYIQDNHHRLTLHTAQALGVSSLENGQLEVILDRRLMQDDNRGLGQGLKDNKRTINRFRLLLERRLKGNKMTDNSVMMSFPSLLGHMTNAILNHNVLALPVLPKRRGVPPLQTFAPLKSMLPCDFHLLNLRSIQSQDPNAPSPYTALILHRLGLDCALDVPSLGFNCTTTQGQLNVSSLFKNLDLQLLQPMSLTLMYSSPPLANHSTVSLDPMEISVFKLKLR; this is translated from the exons ATGAAACTGAGGAAACAGGTGACAGTGTGTGGAGGGGCCATCTTCTGTGTGGCTGTGTTCTCACTTTACCTCATGTTGGACCGCGTCCAGCATGACCCTGCAAGGCGACAAAATGGTGGAAACTTTCCACGG AGCCAAATTTCAGTCCTGCAGAACCGGATAGAGCAGTTGGAGCAGCTGCTCGAGGAAAACCATCAAATCATCAGTCACATAAAAGACTCTGTGATGGAGCTCACAGACACAGGAGCAGTGTCTCCCAGTGGCCACCTGCCCTTTAGGAGTACCAATGGCTCCTGGGTCCTTCCCTTTGACAGGCGCCCCACTTTCCTCGCTGTCAAGCCCCAGGACTGTCAGTTGGCTGCAGGCAGTCACAGTCAGGCAGATGTTCAG ATGTTGGATGTATACTCCCTTCTCAAGTTTGACAACCCGGATGGTGGTGTGTGGAAACAGGGATTTGACATAACTTACGATGCTGATGAGTGGGACAAAGAACCTCTGCAAGTGTTTGTGGTCCCACACTCTCATAATGATCCAG GTTGGGTTAAGACGTTTGATCAGTACTTCACAGACCAGACACAACATATTTTAAACAACATGGTGGTGAAGCTGACTGAAGATCCTCGCAGAAAGTTCATCTGGTCTGAGATTTCCTTTTTCTCCAAGTGGTGGGAGGGTGCAGATGCACAAAAGCAGGAGGCTGCACGCAA ACTCATCCTCGAAGGACAGCTCGAGATTGTCACAGGAGGCTGGGTGATGACAGACGAAGCCAACGTTCATTACTTTGCCATGATAGACCAACTTATTGAGGGACATCAGTGGCTGGAGAGAAACATAG gGGCAACCCCCCACAGTGGATGGGCAATAGACCCTTTTGGGCACAGCTCTACGATGGCCTATGTGCTGAAGAGAGCCAACCTGACCAACATGCTCATCCAGAGGGTCCACTACTCAGTCAAAAAGCATTTCGCTGCCACACGCAACCTGGAGTTTATGTGGCGGCAGCCCTGGG ACACTGGTTCCAGTTCAGACATCTTATGCCATATGATGCCCTTCTACAGCTATGATGTGCCTCATACATGCGGGCCTGACCCAAAGATCTGCTGCCAATTTGACTTCAAGAGGCTACCAGGTGGCCGTATCAACTGTCCATGGAAAGTGGCACCAAAAACTGTGGTCGAAGCAAATGTAGCAGAAAG GGCACAACTCCTCCTGGATCAGTACCGCAAGAAGTCCAAACTTTACCGTAGCAAGGTGCTCCTCATCCCTCTGGGGGATGACTTTCGCTACGACAAGGCCTTGGAGTGGGACCAGCAATATACCAACTATCAGAAGCTCTTCGATTACATGAATTCTCACCCTGAGATGCATGCCAAG GCTCAGTTTGGAACTCTCACCGACTACTTCAATGCTTTGTATAAATCCTATGGATTGGCTCCAGGATCCCGACCTACAGACTTCCCTGTGCTCAGTGGGGATTTCTTTGCCTATGCAGACCGAGAAAAACACTACTGGACTGGCTACTTTACATCCCGGCCCTTTTATAAGAGCTTGGATCGTGTCATCGAATCACACCTCAG GGGAGCTGAGATACTTTACAGCTTAGCGGTCGCCAACGCCCGACACCTGGGCATGGAAGGACGCTATCCGGTCTCAGATTACGCCCTGCTCGTTGATGCCAGGCGCTCTGTGGGCCTCTTCCAGCATCATGATGCCATCACTGGTACTGCGAAAGAGAATGTTGTTGTCGACTATGGCACCAG ATTACTACGCTCACTCATCGGTTTGAAGAGAGTTATCATCAATGCTGCACATTTCCTAATAATGAAGAACAAAGAATTCTATCGCTTCTACCAAACAGAGCCTTTCCTAGAGACG GATGACAGACGTGCTACTCAGGACTCCCTTCCGCAGCACACTTTAATCGAGCTGGATCCGGCAGGGCCAAG ATACCTGGTCCTGTTTAACCCACTTGAGCAGGAGCGGCTATGTGCCGTGACCGTGTTGGTCAACACTCACAAGGTGAGGGTGCTCACTGAAGACGGACAGACTCTCCCCACGCAAGTGAGCGCTCAGTGGAGCTCAGCCAATCAAATGAGTGCTGAAGTGTTTGAG GCTACATTCATGGTGCGTCTACCATCGCTGGCGCTCACGGTCTTCCATATGTATACCTCTCCGGACTCGCCCATGACTCTGCGCTCGGACACCCTTTTCCGGCTGCCGCAAGGCGCCCTGACTGCCCACGCTTTGGACCCCCTACCTGTTCGGTCTCAGCAAAGTGACCCTCAGACCTTCTACATCAGCAGCCAGTTTCTGACACTGGGCTTCTCTGGGACCACAGGCTTGCTGGAG ACTATCAAACACAAGGAAGATCCCCAGGAAATGAAGGTTCAGATGCACTTCGTTCTGTATGGAACTCATCCTAAGGACAAAAGTGGTGCTTATCTTTTCATGCCAGATGGAAAAGCAACG CCCTACGACCACCAAAAGCCACCTGTTGTACGTGTAGTTGAGGGACCTCTCTTCTCTGAAGTAGTGGCAAACTACCAACACTTTCAGCAGGCAATTCGTATCCACAACGTGCCAG GTGTGGATGGTCTCTCTGTGGACATCACCACCACAGTGGACATCAGAGATCAGACCAACAAGGAGCTGGCCCTGCGACTGGTCACTGACATCCAGAGCGGAGATGTCTTCTACACAGACCTCAATGGCTTCCAG ATGCAGCTTCGTCGCCGCCACCAGAAACTCCCCTTGCAAGCTAACTTCTACCCAATGCCCAGCCAGGCCTACATCCAGGACAACCATCACAGGCTTACGCTGCACACGGCACAGGCTCTGGGTGTCAGCAGCTTGGAGAATG GCCAGTTGGAGGTCATTTTGGACCGCCGACTGATGCAGGATGATAATCGTGGGCTGGGTCAAGGCCTAAAGGACAACAAGAGGACGATCAACCGCTTCCGATTACTTCTGGAGAGGAGATTGAAGGGAAACAAG ATGACAGACAACTCCGTGATGATGAGCTTCCCCTCTCTGCttggtcacatgaccaacGCCATCCTGAATCACAATGTTCTGGCGCTACCTGTCCTGCCTAAAAGGCGCGGCGTGCCTCCTCTGCAAACCTTTGCGCCACTCAAGTCAATGCTCCCCTGTGACTTTCACCTTCTAAACCTTCGCAGCATTCAAAGCCAA gACCCCAATGCTCCATCACCATACACAGCTTTAATTCTTCACCGTCTTGGCCTCGACTGTGCTTTGGATGTTCCAAGCTTGGGATTCAACTGCACCACCACCCAAGGACAG CTGAATGTTTCCAGCCTCTTCAAGAACTTGGacctgcagctgctgcagccCATGTCTTTGACCCTAATGTACTCTAGTCCACCACTGGCCAACCATTCCACAGTCAGCCTGGATCCAATGGAGATCTCAGTCTTCAAGCTCAAACTGCGCTAG